One window from the genome of Emys orbicularis isolate rEmyOrb1 chromosome 10, rEmyOrb1.hap1, whole genome shotgun sequence encodes:
- the AP3B2 gene encoding AP-3 complex subunit beta-2 isoform X7 gives MSASPAYSEEKGGSSSLGEPEYGHDPASGGIFSSDYKRHDDLKEMLDSNKDSLKLEAMKRIVAMIARGKNASDLFPAVVKNVACKNIEDPNQLIRASALRVLSSIRVPIIVPIMMLAIKEAASDMSPYVRKTAAHAIPKLYSLDSDQKDQLIEVIEKLLADKTTLVAGSVVMAFEEVCPERIDLIHKNYRKLCNLLIDVEEWGQVVIINMLTRYARTQFLSPNQNESLLEENPEKAFYGSDEEDSKDDKLDAASLVKRKPYVMDPDHRLLLRNTKPLLQSRNAAVVMAVAQLYFHLAPKAEVGVIAKALVRLLRSHSEVQWVVLQNVATMSIKRRGMFEPYLKSFYIRSTDPTQIKILKLEVLTNLANETNISTILREFQTYIRSMDKDFVAATIQAIGRCATNIGKVRDTCLNGLVQLLSNRDELVVAESVVVIKKLLQMQPSQHSEIIKHMAKLTDNIQVPMARASILWLIGEYCEHVPKIAPDVLRKMAKSFTGEEDIVKLQVINLAAKLYLTNSKQSKLLTQYVLNLAKYDQNYDIRDRARFIRQLIVPTEKSGALNKYAKKLFLAQKPAPILESSFKDRDHFQLGSLSHLLNAKAVGYQELPDWPDEAPDPSVRNVEVPEWTKCTSREKRKEKVEKPFYSDSEGESGPTESADSEPESVSESESESGSSSSESGSDSGSRGEESGDQSEEEEKKKKKKKKGKEGEEEEEQGKKGKKKKPQHEGKGGSETSWEEGSISESSSSESDSGSEAEESQSEPESKRRTTPPSSKPAPKASRKGTKEISLLDLDDFTPAPPQPASSPAIVSTSLVTDLEGLTLTDASLTPTMLSPVFSTVKTYELLHRMAGEGLSVEYYFNRQPFPPDPHMVAVQIQFSNNTESEVKNLRVSEPKLVSGMRIQEFQEIESLAPGDTANVIMGIDFCDSTQAANFQLCTHSRQFYVSIQPPVGELMAPVFMSENEFKKEQGKLTGMSEITEKLTLPDKCQSDHTIVQRVTAAANVSRVPCGVDNEYRFAAKTVTSGSLVLITLERKEGARAHLTVNSEKMVIGTMLVQDVSQALAQ, from the exons GATCCCAACCAGCTGATCCGGGCCAGTGCCCTGCGGGTTCTCTCCAGCATCCGGGTGCCCATCATAGTGCCCATCATGATGCTGGCCATCAAGGAGGCGGCGTCAGACATGTCTCCATACGTGCGCAAGACGGCTGCTCATGCCATCCCCAAGCTGTACAG CTTGGATTCAGATCAGAAGGACCAGCTGATCGAAGTGATTGAGAAGCTGCTGGCGGATAAGACCACA CTGGTGGCAGGCAGCGTGGTGATGGCCTTTGAGGAGGTTTGCCCCGAGCGCATTGACCTGATCCACAAGAACTATCGGAAGCTGTGCAACCTGCTGATCGACGTGGAGGAGTGGGGCCAGGTGGTGATCATCAATATGCTGACCCGCTACGCGCGCACCCAGTTCCTCAGCCCCAACCAGAAC GAGTCCCTGCTGGAGGAGAACCCGGAGAAGGCCTTCTACGGCTCCGATGAGGAGGACTCCAAGGATGACAAGCTGGACGCGGCCTCTCTGGTGAAGCGCAAGCCCTATGTGATGGACCCTGAccaccggctgctgctgcgcaacacgaagcccctgctgcagagccgCAATGCCGCG gtggTGATGGCCGTAGCTCAGCTGTACTTCCACCTGGCACCCAAGGCCGAGGTTGGGGTCATTGCCAAGGCGCTGGTGCGTCTTCTGAGGAGCCACAG TGAGGTGCAGTGGGTGGTGCTGCAGAACGTGGCCACAATGTCCATTAAGCGGCGG GGGATGTTCGAGCCATATCTGAAGAGCTTCTACATCAGATCCACAGACCCCACCCAGATTAAGATCCTCAAG ctGGAAGTTCTCACCAACCTCGCTAACGAAACCAACATCTCCACCATCCTGCGGGAGTTCCAG ACCTACATCCGGAGCATGGACAAGGACTTTGTAGCTGCCACCATCCAGGCCATCGGGCGCTGCGCCACAAACATCGGGAAGGTCCGAGACACCTGCCTGAATGGCCTTGTGCAGCTTCTCTCCAACAGGGATG AGCTCGTGGTGGCTGAGTCCGTGGTCGTCATTAAGAAGCTGCTGCAGATGCAGCCCTCTCAGCACAGCGAGATCATCAAGCACATGGCCAAGCTCACCGACAACATCCAG GTGCCCATGGCCCGGGCCAGCATCCTCTGGCTGATTGGCGAGTACTGCGAGCACGTGCCCAAGATCGCACCCGATGTGCTGCGCAAGATGGCCAAGTCCTTCACCGGTGAGGAGGACATCGTCAAGCTGCAGGTCATCAacctggcagccaagctctacctGACCAACTCCAAGCAG AGCAAGCTGCTGACCCAGTACGTGCTGAACCTGGCCAAGTACGACCAGAACTACGACATCCGGGACCGGGCCCGCTTTATCCGTCAGCTCATCGTGCCCACCGAGAAGAGCGGGGCCCTTAACAAGTACGCCAAGAAGCTCTTCCTGGCGCAGAAGCCCGCCCCCATCTTGGAGTCTTCCTTCAAAG ATCGGGACCATTTCCAGCTCGGCTCGCTCTCACACCTCCTCAACGCCAAGGCAGTGGGCTACCAGGAGCTCCCCGACTGGCCAGACGAGGCCCCCGACCCATCTGTGCGCAATGTGGAG GTTCCGGAATGGACCAAGTGCACCAGCcgagagaagaggaaagagaaggTGGAGAAGCCATTCTACTCGGATTCAGAGGGAGAGTCCGGGCCCACGGAATCAGCAGACAGTG aacCGGAATCTGTCAGTGAGTCGGAGAGCgagagtggcagcagcagcagcgagagtGGCTCTGACTCGGGAAGCCGGGGCGAGGAGAGTGGAGACCAgtcggaggaggaggagaagaagaagaagaagaagaagaagggaaaggaagg cgaggaggaggaggagcaggggaagaaggggaagaagaagaagccGCAGCATGAAGGGAAAGGGGGTTCCGAGACCTCATGGGAGGAGGGCAGCATCTCAGAGAGCAGCTCGTCCGAGTCAGACTCAGGCTCCGAGGCAGAGGAATCCCAGTCAGAGCCGGAGAGCAAGAGGAGAACCACG CCTCCCAGCAGCAAACCCGCCCCAAAGGCCTCCAGGAAAGGGACCAAGGAGATCTCCTTGCTGGACCTGGATGACT tcacccccgctccaccccagccagCCTCCTCCCCCGCTATTGTCTCCACCAGCCTGGTGACTGACCTGGAGGGACTCACACTGACCGACGCCTCGTTGACTCCTACT aTGCTCAGCCCCGTGTTCAGCACCGTGAAGACCTACGAGCTGCTGCACCGCATGGCGGGCGAGGGGCTCTCGGTGGAGTACTACTTCAACCGGCAGCCCTTCCCCCCTGACCCCCACATGGTGGCCGTGCAGATCCAGTTCTCCAACAATACAGAGTCGGAGGTGAAGAACCTGCGGGTCAGCGAGCCCAAGCTGGTGTCTGGGATGCGAATCCAGGAGTTCCAGGAGATCG AGTCCTTAGCACCTGGCGACACCGCCAACGTAATCATGGGCATCGACTTCTGCGACTCCACCCAGGCGGCCAACTTCCAGCTGTG CACCCACTCGCGTCAGTTCTACGTCTCCATCCAGCCGCCGGTGGGAGAGCTCATGGCCCCAGTGTTCATGAGTGAGAACGAGTTCAAGAAGGAGCAAG GCAAGCTGACAGGAATGAGTGAGATCACGGAGAAGCTGACGCTGCCGGACAAATGCCAGAGTGACCACACGATCGTCCAGCGAGTGACGGCGGCCGCCAACGTCAGCCGCGTGCCCTGCGGAGTGGACAATGAGTACAG GTTCGCTGCCAAGACGGTGACCAGCGGGAGCCTCGTCCTCATCACCTTGGAGCGGAAGGAAGGAGCCAGGGCCCACCTAACTGTCAACAGTGAGAAGATGGTGATTGGCACCATGCTGGTGCAGGACGTTAGCCAGGCCTTGGCACAGTGA